The Nitrospira sp. genome contains a region encoding:
- the speB gene encoding agmatinase yields MTLPSGWEGPEHNFLGIDEPWCHPDQAGVYVLPAPYEHTSSYIQGSDRGPSAILEASSQVEFYDEQLRFEPYQEWGGIATASPLDLKGKVDRAAVDAIEAFVSPHVGAGRFLVTLTGEHTGALGAIRAHAKRYPNMTVVQIDAHGDLRNAYQGNPFSHASVMARVVEDGLALVQVGIRSISQEEIARIDATDRIKTFFAATILDPSGSYEGKAGKWIPDVVAACRTPVYLTFDCDGLDASIVPALGTPEPGGLGWYDTLNLVTALANGPGIVGMDVSEIAPIEGFVAPQFSIARLIYRILGRVRAGRRVH; encoded by the coding sequence ATGACGCTTCCCTCGGGTTGGGAGGGGCCGGAGCACAATTTCCTGGGGATCGACGAACCCTGGTGTCATCCGGACCAAGCCGGCGTCTACGTGCTGCCGGCTCCCTACGAACACACCTCCAGTTACATTCAGGGATCAGACCGCGGCCCATCCGCCATCCTGGAAGCTTCGAGTCAGGTTGAATTCTACGACGAACAGCTGCGGTTTGAGCCCTATCAAGAATGGGGCGGGATCGCGACGGCGTCGCCCTTGGATCTCAAGGGGAAGGTCGATCGTGCCGCCGTCGATGCGATCGAAGCGTTTGTCTCACCGCACGTTGGAGCCGGGCGGTTTTTGGTCACGCTGACGGGTGAACACACTGGTGCGCTGGGAGCCATTCGAGCCCACGCGAAACGATACCCTAACATGACGGTCGTCCAGATCGATGCGCACGGCGATCTGCGGAATGCCTATCAAGGTAACCCGTTCAGCCACGCCAGTGTCATGGCGCGGGTCGTCGAAGATGGCTTAGCATTGGTGCAGGTGGGAATCCGATCGATCAGTCAGGAAGAGATCGCACGTATTGACGCCACGGACCGGATCAAGACATTTTTTGCTGCAACAATCCTTGACCCTTCGGGTTCGTATGAAGGCAAGGCGGGAAAGTGGATTCCTGACGTGGTCGCCGCCTGTCGAACGCCGGTCTATTTGACGTTCGACTGCGACGGATTGGATGCGTCGATCGTTCCTGCGCTTGGAACTCCGGAACCAGGCGGTCTCGGATGGTACGATACCCTCAATCTCGTCACGGCGCTTGCCAACGGGCCGGGCATCGTGGGGATGGATGTCAGCGAGATCGCTCCAATCGAAGGGTTTGTGGCGCCACAGTTTTCCATCGCGCGTCTGATCTATCGCATCCTGGGTCGAGTCAGGGCCGGACGTCGCGTGCACTAA
- a CDS encoding pseudouridine synthase, translated as MRINKFFTEHGICSRREADRLIESGAITINGRVAKLGDQVAPGDIIAREGRVILWGKASIYIKYHKPVGVTTTSESHIPRNIIAEIGHPERIFPIGRLDKDSSGLILLTNDGDIVNEILRAEFGHEREYLVQVDRPFDQSFLDHLSRGVVILGSRTKPCRTRRVERDQFRIILTEGRNRQIRRMCRTLGYRVMTLHRTRIMHITVDGLSAGSWKELTSPEREELLRAVGRPQV; from the coding sequence ATCCGCATCAATAAGTTCTTTACCGAGCACGGGATCTGTTCCCGGCGCGAAGCTGACCGATTGATCGAGTCAGGCGCCATCACGATTAACGGCAGGGTCGCCAAACTCGGCGACCAGGTAGCGCCTGGCGACATCATTGCTCGTGAAGGCAGGGTGATTCTCTGGGGCAAAGCAAGTATTTACATCAAGTACCATAAGCCGGTCGGCGTCACGACAACAAGTGAGTCGCACATTCCTCGGAACATCATTGCTGAAATCGGTCATCCGGAGCGGATTTTTCCGATCGGGCGGTTGGACAAGGATTCATCCGGTCTCATCTTGCTGACGAACGACGGCGACATCGTGAATGAGATTCTTCGTGCCGAATTCGGACACGAACGAGAGTACCTCGTGCAGGTCGATCGTCCGTTCGACCAATCCTTCTTGGATCATCTGTCGCGTGGCGTGGTCATTCTTGGAAGCAGGACGAAGCCCTGCCGGACGAGGCGCGTGGAGCGTGATCAGTTTCGCATTATTCTGACGGAGGGACGCAATCGGCAGATCAGGCGCATGTGCCGGACACTAGGTTATCGAGTAATGACGTTGCACCGAACGAGGATCATGCATATTACTGTCGACGGGCTGAGTGCCGGGAGTTGGAAAGAACTCACGAGTCCGGAGCGGGAGGAACTCCTGAGAGCGGTAGGCCGGCCTCAGGTCTGA
- the nhaR gene encoding transcriptional activator NhaR: MDWLNYHHLLYFWSVAKHGTVTKACEELRLAQPTISGQIHLLENTLGEKLFIRSGRQLALTEMGQLVFKYAEDIFATGQELMNTVKGQGNGHPTRLVVGIADAVPKPLATQLLKSALKLYRPTRLICNEDKLRQLLTDLAAHRSDLVIADTPAPPGIKEHTYNHPLGESGVTLFATAKLASQYRRGFPQSLRDAPLLLPTSNAMLRRLLDQWLVNYGMQPNIVGEFDDSATLKAFGQDGHGIFPGASVIEKEICRQYRVQVVGQADGLKQHFYAITVERRLKHPIVLALVRTARRELLS, from the coding sequence ATGGATTGGCTGAACTATCACCACCTGCTGTATTTCTGGTCTGTCGCTAAGCACGGGACCGTGACCAAAGCTTGCGAGGAACTCCGCCTGGCGCAGCCCACGATCAGCGGACAGATCCATCTCTTGGAAAATACGTTGGGAGAGAAGTTATTCATCCGGTCCGGCCGCCAGCTGGCGCTGACGGAGATGGGCCAGCTCGTGTTCAAGTACGCGGAGGACATCTTCGCGACCGGTCAAGAGCTGATGAACACGGTGAAGGGGCAGGGCAATGGACATCCGACACGGCTGGTCGTCGGCATTGCGGACGCGGTGCCGAAACCGTTGGCGACTCAGCTCCTCAAATCGGCTTTGAAGCTGTATCGGCCGACGCGGTTGATCTGCAACGAGGATAAATTGCGCCAACTCCTGACCGATCTGGCCGCCCATCGTTCGGATCTGGTGATCGCCGACACACCGGCCCCGCCGGGCATCAAAGAGCACACGTACAACCACCCCTTGGGCGAATCGGGAGTCACACTGTTTGCCACGGCAAAGCTGGCCTCGCAGTATCGCCGTGGGTTTCCCCAATCGCTTCGCGACGCGCCATTACTCCTTCCTACCTCCAACGCCATGCTTCGGCGGCTATTGGACCAATGGCTGGTCAACTACGGAATGCAACCCAACATTGTGGGAGAGTTCGACGACAGCGCGACATTGAAAGCGTTCGGACAGGACGGGCATGGGATCTTTCCCGGCGCATCGGTGATCGAGAAGGAAATCTGTCGCCAATATCGAGTGCAGGTGGTCGGCCAAGCGGACGGGCTCAAACAGCACTTCTACGCCATCACCGTGGAGCGGCGGCTGAAACACCCGATTGTTCTCGCCCTTGTCCGAACCGCCCGTCGCGAATTGCTCAGTTAG
- a CDS encoding TolC family protein — MIALVLAIVTLLPTTALAEPVIDSSAVQAQSTRTAPLTIGEVLARIELTHPLLQAMGAERSKARAKILKALGAWEPLVKNYTQNERYSTWNLTTAFDIPSQHNAGYADSTVQVGHPWGITVEGGLRSGFGDRGNSRIAYPPDLLAGYQQQHFYYGGSVHMLRGFMVNEENAQFQQAELAGPQAEIKVAQKRQDLYLAGAVQYWDWQVAVKQADVVKRALGVAEERLVQVEGLAKGGKVAPLDVVEANQEVQKRQQAAIAAQRKVEYEQYKLSLFLWENGEPVTPRPEWAPEFQSETPLPTNDEVAAYKVEAKESRPEVRDLYIEAKINNIDIKLAKNKLLPTLDLEGGPTKGVADWIVGLGYRVGIHTEMPLFLREARGKIMAAEVSQQQLALKQLYTEQQVSFDVDNWLSAQVRARDRVTAATEALRLAKTLEEGERTRFNMGATTVLFVNLRERHVVESAYQLYRAQADYAVSRGGMLWARGALSKPWAESELSKYGNPLTAAGMNGYKQPGRD; from the coding sequence ATGATCGCTCTGGTGTTGGCCATTGTGACTCTTCTGCCAACGACCGCACTGGCGGAACCGGTGATCGACTCGAGTGCCGTGCAAGCGCAGTCGACTCGCACCGCTCCACTGACTATCGGAGAAGTGCTGGCTCGCATCGAGTTGACGCATCCGCTGCTTCAGGCGATGGGAGCTGAGCGCTCGAAGGCCCGGGCGAAAATCCTCAAGGCGCTCGGGGCCTGGGAGCCGTTGGTCAAGAACTATACACAGAACGAACGCTATAGCACCTGGAACCTCACGACGGCGTTCGACATTCCGAGTCAACATAATGCGGGATATGCCGACAGCACGGTTCAGGTCGGGCATCCCTGGGGTATCACGGTCGAAGGCGGGCTCCGCAGCGGTTTCGGCGATCGCGGCAACTCCAGGATTGCTTATCCCCCTGATCTGCTGGCCGGCTATCAACAGCAGCATTTCTACTACGGTGGGTCGGTCCATATGCTTCGAGGCTTCATGGTCAACGAAGAGAACGCCCAGTTTCAACAGGCCGAACTCGCGGGGCCGCAAGCGGAGATCAAAGTGGCGCAGAAGCGGCAAGATCTCTATCTAGCCGGAGCGGTGCAGTACTGGGATTGGCAGGTGGCCGTCAAGCAAGCGGATGTGGTGAAGCGCGCCTTGGGCGTTGCCGAAGAGCGCTTGGTCCAGGTCGAAGGGTTGGCCAAGGGCGGGAAGGTCGCGCCGCTCGATGTCGTCGAAGCGAACCAAGAGGTTCAGAAGCGGCAACAGGCTGCGATTGCCGCGCAACGGAAGGTGGAGTATGAGCAGTACAAGCTGTCCCTCTTCCTCTGGGAGAACGGCGAGCCGGTGACCCCGCGACCAGAATGGGCGCCGGAATTCCAGAGCGAAACGCCGCTCCCGACCAACGACGAGGTCGCGGCCTATAAAGTCGAAGCGAAAGAATCACGGCCGGAAGTGCGGGACCTCTACATCGAGGCCAAGATAAACAATATCGACATCAAGCTCGCCAAGAACAAACTGCTCCCGACGTTGGATCTTGAGGGGGGGCCGACCAAGGGCGTCGCGGACTGGATTGTGGGACTCGGGTATCGGGTCGGCATTCACACTGAGATGCCGCTGTTCCTGCGGGAAGCGCGTGGGAAGATCATGGCCGCGGAAGTGAGCCAGCAACAATTGGCGTTGAAACAGCTATATACCGAGCAGCAAGTCAGCTTCGACGTGGATAACTGGCTCTCGGCTCAAGTGCGCGCCAGAGACCGGGTGACGGCGGCGACGGAAGCCCTGCGGTTGGCCAAGACATTGGAAGAAGGTGAGCGCACAAGGTTCAACATGGGGGCCACCACCGTGTTATTCGTGAACCTCCGTGAGCGCCACGTGGTGGAATCGGCGTACCAGCTGTATCGGGCGCAGGCCGACTACGCCGTGTCGCGTGGAGGGATGCTGTGGGCCAGGGGAGCTTTGTCGAAGCCGTGGGCCGAAAGCGAGTTGAGTAAGTACGGGAACCCGCTGACGGCGGCGGGGATGAACGGCTACAAACAACCGGGCCGCGATTAA
- a CDS encoding TolC family protein: MAALLLVILILLPVATLAEPVHDSSALKAQSARTEPLTISEVLARIELTHPLLRATGVDRIEARAKILKALGAWEPKFNNRTEADRYQTWNFLAFVNETTGGFNDSTIAMGHPWGFRIEGGIRNGFGDRTNQGAHALLPNDGLLFWHNQQMIVGGEAHLLRGFMMNDEYADFQKAELAGPQAEIAVAQKRQDLYLAGAVQYWDWQVAVKQNEVQQRTLAVAEERFTQIEGQAKRGLSSPLDVIEATQEVQRRREAAIAAQRKVEYEQYKLSLYLWENGEPVSPRPEWAPEFQGETPLPTKEEVAAYKVEAKEDRPEVRELYIDAKINNIDIKLAKNYLLPKFDFKGGQMDAGADWNVGVGYRMESWFALPVFQREGRGKVLYAEADQQQLAFKQLYTEQQVSIDVDNWLSAQVRARDRVKAATEALRLAKTLEEGERTRFNMGSTTVLFVNLRERNVVEQAYQLYRAQADYAVSRGGMLWARGALSKPWPQSELAKYGNPLTAAGMNGFKRPGRD, from the coding sequence ATGGCCGCTCTATTGCTCGTGATTCTGATCTTGCTTCCCGTGGCGACACTGGCGGAACCGGTGCACGATTCCAGCGCGTTGAAAGCGCAGTCCGCCCGTACGGAGCCTCTCACCATCAGTGAAGTGCTCGCCCGCATTGAGTTGACTCATCCGCTGCTTCGGGCGACTGGAGTTGATCGGATAGAGGCCCGGGCGAAGATCCTGAAGGCGCTCGGGGCCTGGGAACCGAAGTTCAACAACAGGACAGAGGCCGATCGGTATCAGACTTGGAATTTCCTCGCCTTCGTGAACGAGACTACGGGGGGATTTAACGACAGCACGATCGCGATGGGGCATCCCTGGGGTTTCAGGATTGAAGGCGGGATCCGCAACGGTTTTGGGGATCGCACCAACCAAGGCGCCCATGCCCTTCTCCCTAATGATGGCCTGTTGTTCTGGCATAACCAGCAAATGATCGTCGGTGGGGAGGCCCACCTGCTGCGCGGCTTCATGATGAACGACGAGTACGCCGACTTCCAGAAGGCCGAACTCGCGGGGCCGCAGGCTGAGATCGCAGTGGCGCAGAAACGGCAAGACCTCTATCTCGCCGGCGCCGTGCAGTACTGGGATTGGCAAGTGGCTGTGAAGCAGAATGAAGTCCAGCAGCGGACTCTGGCCGTGGCCGAAGAGCGGTTCACGCAGATAGAGGGTCAGGCGAAGAGGGGACTGTCGTCGCCGCTCGATGTGATCGAAGCCACTCAAGAAGTCCAGCGACGGCGAGAGGCCGCCATCGCCGCCCAACGGAAGGTGGAGTATGAGCAGTACAAACTGTCACTCTATCTCTGGGAGAACGGCGAGCCGGTGTCACCGCGACCGGAATGGGCACCGGAATTCCAAGGAGAAACGCCCCTCCCGACCAAAGAGGAAGTCGCGGCTTATAAAGTGGAGGCCAAAGAAGACCGGCCGGAAGTGCGGGAGCTCTACATCGATGCCAAGATAAACAATATCGATATCAAGCTCGCCAAGAACTATTTGCTTCCGAAGTTTGACTTTAAGGGGGGGCAAATGGACGCCGGTGCGGACTGGAATGTGGGAGTCGGATATCGGATGGAATCGTGGTTTGCGTTGCCGGTGTTCCAGAGAGAAGGGCGCGGGAAGGTCCTGTACGCGGAAGCGGATCAGCAACAATTGGCCTTCAAGCAGCTGTACACCGAGCAACAAGTCAGCATCGACGTGGATAACTGGCTCTCAGCTCAAGTGCGGGCCAGAGACCGGGTGAAGGCGGCGACCGAAGCGCTGCGGTTGGCTAAAACGCTGGAGGAGGGCGAACGGACCCGATTCAATATGGGTTCGACCACCGTCCTCTTTGTGAACCTCCGTGAGCGTAACGTGGTGGAACAGGCCTACCAGCTGTATCGGGCGCAAGCCGACTACGCCGTGTCGCGTGGAGGCATGCTGTGGGCGAGGGGCGCTCTGTCGAAGCCGTGGCCTCAAAGCGAGTTGGCCAAGTACGGGAACCCATTGACGGCGGCGGGTATGAACGGATTCAAACGACCGGGACGCGATTAA
- a CDS encoding TolC family protein — translation MGEGRSVEAVASKRVGQVREPIDGGGYERIQTTGTRLIQQHKEHPSLILLLLFSLMMVPATALAEPVIDSSVVQAQSTRTVPLTIEEVLARIELTHPLLQATGLERAQARAKVLKALGVWEPKLRHELEYDRYQTYNLTNASGAPNHLSSGYSDTFLKIGHPWGWEIFGGIRNVFGDHATLSGQNTLDPSDRNVQSPAIAIPQDLQLFYPQQMMLIGGKFNLLRGFMVNDEFAQFQQAEVAGPQAEVKVAQKRQDLYLAGAIQYWDWQVAVKQADVVKRALAVAEERYRMVEGRSKAGAVAPIDVVEAREEVQRRREAAIAAQRKVEYEQYKLALFLWENGQPVTPRPEWAPDFQGETPLPSEEEVAAFKVAATEDRPEVRDLYIEAKLNNIELKLAKNNLLPKLTVEGGPAIGSIYWVGGVGYRMATFFSMPLFNRAARGKVLHAEAQQERLAWKQAYTERQVQIDVDNWLSAIVRARDRVKASTEALRLAKTLEEGERVRFNMGATSVLFVNLRERAVVELAYELYRAQADYVVSRGGMLWARGALSKPLAESVLAKYGDPLYAAGSSGRKLPGRD, via the coding sequence GTGGGCGAGGGGCGCTCTGTCGAAGCCGTGGCCTCAAAGCGAGTTGGCCAAGTACGGGAACCCATTGACGGCGGCGGGTATGAACGGATTCAAACGACCGGGACGCGATTAATTCAGCAACATAAGGAGCATCCTTCCTTGATCCTTCTCTTGCTGTTTTCGTTGATGATGGTGCCAGCGACCGCACTGGCGGAACCGGTGATCGACTCGAGCGTTGTGCAGGCTCAGTCGACTCGCACTGTTCCCCTAACCATTGAAGAGGTGCTGGCCAGGATTGAGTTGACCCATCCGCTGCTCCAGGCAACCGGGCTGGAGCGGGCGCAGGCTCGGGCGAAGGTCTTGAAAGCATTGGGTGTGTGGGAGCCGAAACTTCGACACGAGCTCGAGTACGACCGGTATCAAACGTATAACCTGACGAACGCCAGTGGTGCACCGAATCACTTGAGTTCCGGCTATAGCGATACCTTTCTCAAGATCGGGCACCCCTGGGGGTGGGAAATCTTCGGCGGTATCCGTAACGTCTTTGGGGACCATGCTACGCTCAGTGGCCAGAACACCCTGGATCCGTCCGACCGTAACGTACAGAGTCCTGCGATTGCGATCCCTCAAGACTTGCAACTTTTCTATCCGCAGCAAATGATGCTCATCGGTGGAAAGTTTAATCTTCTGCGGGGATTCATGGTCAACGATGAGTTTGCCCAGTTTCAACAGGCGGAGGTCGCCGGGCCGCAGGCCGAGGTGAAGGTGGCTCAGAAACGGCAAGATCTCTATCTCGCCGGGGCCATTCAATACTGGGATTGGCAGGTCGCCGTCAAACAAGCTGATGTGGTGAAGCGTGCGCTAGCCGTCGCGGAAGAGCGTTATCGCATGGTTGAGGGGAGGTCCAAAGCCGGCGCGGTCGCTCCGATCGACGTGGTCGAAGCCCGAGAAGAAGTTCAGCGGCGTCGAGAGGCTGCTATTGCCGCGCAACGGAAGGTCGAGTATGAGCAATATAAGCTGGCGCTCTTTCTCTGGGAGAACGGCCAACCTGTGACACCTCGGCCTGAATGGGCGCCTGATTTTCAAGGGGAAACGCCTTTGCCGAGTGAGGAAGAGGTAGCGGCCTTCAAGGTGGCAGCCACAGAGGACCGGCCGGAAGTGCGCGATCTCTACATTGAAGCCAAATTGAACAATATCGAACTGAAACTGGCGAAGAATAATCTGCTTCCAAAGCTCACAGTTGAGGGAGGGCCGGCGATCGGCTCTATCTATTGGGTTGGAGGGGTCGGCTACCGAATGGCTACTTTCTTCAGTATGCCGTTGTTCAATCGGGCTGCCCGAGGGAAGGTTCTTCACGCGGAAGCACAGCAGGAACGATTGGCCTGGAAACAAGCCTATACGGAGCGACAGGTGCAGATCGACGTTGATAACTGGCTCTCAGCGATTGTGCGGGCCCGAGACCGAGTGAAAGCCTCGACAGAGGCTCTGCGATTGGCCAAGACGTTGGAGGAGGGCGAACGGGTTCGGTTCAATATGGGAGCGACGAGTGTACTGTTCGTCAACCTACGAGAGCGTGCGGTGGTCGAATTGGCTTACGAGCTCTACCGTGCCCAAGCCGACTATGTAGTGTCCCGAGGAGGGATGCTGTGGGCGAGGGGGGCGTTGTCAAAACCACTGGCTGAAAGTGTGCTTGCCAAATACGGTGATCCATTATATGCCGCAGGCTCATCCGGTCGTAAACTACCTGGACGTGACTAA
- a CDS encoding ATP-binding cassette domain-containing protein — MKEPQGKSSYPGLFDALMKQLSVAMRAEKRIMHLILSYALAVAFFSLIIPLTVQELVSTFSYAIQPVMIWTLTGVMLLVLLFVGLFKTFHFYAVDVVQRRLFARVSVAMVEQIPRNRFRGSRGDLSNFFIETVFMQRALSTLLIDLVNVVVGGTVGMILLMVYHPYFLTYNLLLMAGFLVTFFVLSRGALKTTLDMSHAKYDVFNWIQEISHNALQLKATDSRPFVMQRTNDLVNRYVETRKARFAVLVRQYIGSVGGQAIAHAGALGIAGYLMAQGQLTLGQLVAVQAVVSALVINFDSLIKNMGHVYYFFASLTHLDEVFTQEQDFVSTESAVALPKHLNQGVRVTCKGVSLTHGGASVFDGFNLDVAPGEKLGIYARTTAAKTALARVLGGLETPTTGVVQYNGVDLRYIEPNAINQCRSVMIDSQLSLIEGTIEENIVMGRSYVTYDDLNWALRFTELEEDVETLPRAAKSDISALGESLSPTHIVQILLARAILGRPQVLIFDGLIHSLEPSLRERVLRRLCSKDEAWSVIFVSTDPNLTDHADRRIMLHHANA, encoded by the coding sequence ATGAAAGAACCTCAGGGCAAAAGTAGTTATCCGGGCCTGTTCGACGCGCTGATGAAACAGCTCTCCGTGGCCATGCGGGCTGAGAAAAGGATCATGCATTTGATCCTTTCTTATGCTCTGGCCGTCGCGTTCTTTTCTCTCATCATTCCGTTGACCGTGCAGGAGTTGGTCAGCACGTTTTCATATGCGATTCAGCCGGTCATGATTTGGACTTTGACCGGTGTCATGTTGCTGGTGCTGTTATTTGTCGGCTTGTTCAAGACGTTCCACTTTTATGCCGTGGACGTCGTGCAACGCCGTCTCTTCGCGAGAGTCTCGGTCGCGATGGTTGAACAGATCCCTAGGAACCGATTCAGAGGGTCCCGGGGAGACCTTTCAAACTTCTTCATTGAAACGGTCTTTATGCAGCGGGCGTTGTCCACGTTGCTCATCGATCTGGTAAATGTCGTAGTGGGCGGAACGGTCGGCATGATCTTGCTGATGGTCTACCATCCCTATTTTCTCACGTACAACCTGCTGCTCATGGCCGGATTCCTGGTCACATTCTTTGTACTCTCCCGCGGGGCACTGAAAACGACACTCGATATGTCTCACGCCAAGTACGACGTATTCAATTGGATCCAGGAGATTTCACACAATGCCTTGCAGTTGAAGGCCACCGATAGCCGTCCGTTTGTGATGCAGCGGACAAATGACCTGGTCAATCGGTATGTTGAAACACGGAAAGCACGGTTTGCCGTCCTGGTGCGTCAATACATCGGTTCTGTGGGAGGGCAGGCGATAGCGCATGCAGGTGCGCTTGGTATCGCCGGCTATCTCATGGCCCAGGGGCAGTTGACACTTGGACAATTAGTAGCCGTCCAAGCGGTCGTCAGTGCGCTGGTGATCAATTTTGACTCCCTGATCAAGAACATGGGCCATGTGTACTATTTCTTCGCCTCCCTCACTCACCTTGATGAGGTCTTTACGCAGGAGCAAGATTTCGTTTCGACCGAATCGGCTGTGGCACTGCCGAAGCATTTGAATCAAGGAGTCCGTGTTACCTGCAAAGGCGTCAGTCTCACCCACGGTGGCGCATCTGTGTTTGACGGTTTCAACTTGGATGTGGCACCTGGGGAAAAACTTGGAATCTATGCTCGGACGACAGCTGCAAAAACCGCTTTGGCCAGAGTATTGGGTGGTCTCGAAACCCCGACCACGGGTGTTGTTCAGTACAATGGAGTCGATCTCCGGTACATCGAGCCAAATGCGATCAATCAATGCCGTAGCGTCATGATCGATTCACAGTTGTCTTTGATCGAGGGAACGATCGAAGAAAATATAGTCATGGGCCGCTCGTATGTCACCTATGATGATCTCAACTGGGCCCTCCGCTTCACGGAGCTTGAGGAAGATGTCGAAACTCTGCCACGCGCGGCTAAATCGGATATATCAGCGTTGGGCGAGTCCCTTTCGCCGACTCACATCGTGCAGATTCTCTTAGCTCGCGCCATCCTCGGACGTCCCCAAGTTCTGATATTCGATGGCTTGATTCACTCACTCGAACCATCGTTACGCGAAAGAGTGCTACGCCGGTTGTGCTCCAAGGATGAAGCATGGTCGGTTATCTTTGTATCAACGGATCCAAACCTGACGGATCATGCTGATCGTCGTATTATGCTTCATCATGCCAATGCATAA
- a CDS encoding ABC transporter permease, translating into MASLSGGLENSGGRALIKRGVGLEAITIEQGPALAKLPCWEAVQIPRGMFTASRAILTILLVFLIILEFVPWTQTIQASGKVSAYTPYDRPQQLESRITGRVKAWHIYEGVKVKKGELVGELEDYDPTFMAPEILPLFEQRRVALEQTRQAALARADQLTKRIGEMKKLVQAAVPSAEARVVEADNKVREAQQKVEQLKIDVHTAQLNVDRHRQLVRDGLVSQRELELTIQTEIGTKAGLQAAQANLLAAEQARSALSFGRDQITADVQQKLMDAIASRDAAVAEAAKATESLADISYRQQGVQQRIEAAKLIAPMDGTVVKMAKVGINETVKQGENLVTISPLASDPAIEMTAEGLDAPLLTPGRKVRILFFGVPAIPLPAWPSLMAGTRGGVIKVVDQIDDGKGNYRFWVVPDPDDPQPWPEQAKVRQGTRVLGWVIMNRVPLWYELWRRFNFFPPDYIERSPSVFEMFAPRAAGQGVK; encoded by the coding sequence ATGGCTAGCCTAAGTGGTGGTCTCGAAAACAGTGGGGGACGTGCGCTGATTAAGCGCGGGGTCGGGTTAGAGGCGATTACTATTGAACAGGGACCTGCATTGGCCAAGTTGCCATGCTGGGAAGCCGTACAAATTCCACGGGGTATGTTCACGGCTTCACGCGCGATTCTCACGATTCTTCTGGTGTTTCTGATTATCCTTGAGTTCGTGCCCTGGACTCAGACCATCCAGGCGTCCGGGAAGGTTTCCGCTTATACTCCCTATGATCGCCCTCAACAGCTTGAGTCTAGAATCACAGGCCGTGTCAAGGCTTGGCATATTTATGAAGGCGTCAAGGTGAAAAAGGGTGAGCTCGTCGGCGAGCTTGAGGACTACGATCCAACCTTCATGGCGCCTGAGATCCTTCCATTGTTCGAACAACGGAGGGTGGCTCTGGAGCAAACACGCCAAGCGGCGCTGGCCCGGGCGGATCAGCTCACCAAGAGAATTGGAGAGATGAAGAAGTTGGTCCAAGCCGCCGTCCCCTCGGCAGAAGCCCGGGTGGTGGAAGCTGACAACAAAGTTCGTGAGGCTCAACAGAAGGTCGAGCAACTTAAAATCGATGTGCATACGGCACAACTCAATGTCGACCGGCATAGACAACTTGTCCGTGATGGATTGGTCTCTCAACGTGAACTTGAGTTGACGATTCAAACTGAAATAGGGACCAAGGCCGGCCTCCAGGCGGCGCAGGCCAACCTCTTGGCTGCTGAACAAGCTCGGTCCGCTCTAAGCTTCGGTCGCGATCAGATCACGGCAGACGTGCAGCAAAAGCTCATGGATGCCATAGCGTCTCGAGATGCTGCTGTGGCTGAAGCTGCCAAGGCGACAGAGAGTTTGGCAGACATTTCTTACCGGCAACAGGGCGTCCAGCAACGTATCGAGGCCGCGAAACTCATAGCGCCGATGGATGGGACCGTTGTCAAGATGGCCAAGGTTGGAATCAATGAAACGGTCAAGCAGGGAGAGAATCTGGTCACCATTTCTCCACTCGCTTCCGATCCGGCCATCGAAATGACAGCTGAAGGGCTGGATGCTCCGCTCTTGACCCCAGGCCGAAAAGTGAGGATCCTATTCTTCGGCGTGCCGGCCATTCCGTTACCAGCCTGGCCTTCGTTGATGGCGGGTACCCGAGGCGGCGTCATCAAAGTGGTCGATCAAATCGACGATGGAAAGGGAAACTATCGCTTCTGGGTGGTTCCCGATCCGGATGATCCTCAGCCCTGGCCGGAACAGGCCAAGGTGCGCCAGGGTACGAGAGTGTTGGGCTGGGTGATTATGAATCGTGTGCCACTCTGGTACGAACTGTGGCGGCGGTTCAACTTCTTCCCACCGGACTATATTGAACGGTCGCCCAGTGTGTTTGAGATGTTCGCTCCCAGGGCGGCTGGGCAGGGCGTCAAGTAA